A stretch of the Capsicum annuum cultivar UCD-10X-F1 chromosome 8, UCD10Xv1.1, whole genome shotgun sequence genome encodes the following:
- the LOC107840093 gene encoding (-)-camphene/tricyclene synthase, chloroplastic isoform X2, producing MVAMTIFSTRHLPTPFSSFIPPKAFKSKSCSLSTTDMKTGSLVPLNHSHNLSTNLSFSGGVNNPSRRSGNYEPTMWNYEFIQSTHNCYVGEKYMKRFDELKKEVKKNLMMVEGSHELDKLELIDNLERLGVSYHFKDEIMHILKSINQHTAPGDSLYATALKFRLLRQHGFHISQDILNDFKDEQGNLKQCLCEDIQGLLQLYEASFLSTDTETATLMESANTFSMSHLKNYLQNRSNLNGDHQDNRTVELVRHALELPLHCMMLRVETRWYINIYEKMENADPLLLELAKLDYNIVQATHQQDLRNLSRWWKNSCLAEKLSFTRDRIVEAFLWIAGMMFEPQKNQNCRIMLAQVTAMATVIDDIYDVYGTLDELELFTRAVERMEIDAMDELPDYMKVCYLALFNTTTEIAYHVLKDQGINAMPYLTKSWADLCKAYMQEARWYYNGYTPSVEEYMENAWISVGSLVMDEMERGDVSKLIQCYMNEKGASEEEARKHVNFMINETWKLINTAQRDNSLLSEKFIGCAINVARTGQTIYQHGDGHGIQNSEIQNRISKLFFEPITISIP from the exons ATGGTAGCCATGACAATATTTTCCACAAGACATTTACCTACCCCTTTTTCATCTTTCATTCCACCAAAGGCATTTAAATCAAAATCCTGCAGCCTCTCTACTACTGACATGAAAACTGGATCACTAGTACCTCTTAATCACTCTCATAATCTTTCCACTAATCTTTCATTTTCAGGTGGAGTTAATAACCCTAGTAGGCGTTCAGGGAATTACGAGCCTACCATGTGGAATTATGAATTTATTCAGTCTACACACAATTGTTATGTG GGAGAGAAGTATATGAAGCGATTTGACGAACTGAAAAAGGAAGTTAAAAAGAATTTGATGATGGTTGAGGGGTCACATGAATTAGACAAGTTGGAGTTGATTGATAATTTGGAAAGGCTTGGTGTGAGTTACCATTTCAAGGATGAAATCATGCATATATTGAAGAGCATAAACCAACACACTGCTCCAGGAGATTCACTATACGCCACTGCTTTGAAATTTAGGCTCTTGAGACAACATGGTTTTCATATCTCTCAAG acatACTGAATGATTTCAAAGATGAGCAGGGTAACTTAAAGCAATGTCTTTGTGAAGATATACAAGGGTTGTTACAGTTATATGAAGCTTCATTTCTCTCTACGGATACTGAAACCGCTACTCTAATGGAGTCGGCCAATACATTCTCAATGTCACATCTAAAGAATTATTTGCAGAATAGGAGTAATTTAAATGGTGATCATCAAGACAATCGGACAGTGGAACTAGTACGCCATGCCCTGGAACTTCCTTTGCATTGCATGATGTTGAGAGTAGAGACAAGGTGGTATATTAACATTTATGAGAAAATGGAAAATGCTGATCCTCTTCTGCTTGAGCTTGCTAAGTTGGATTACAATATTGTGCAAGCAACACACCAACAAGATTTAAGAAATCTCTCAAG ATGGTGGAAGAACTCATGCCTAGCAGAAAAATTGTCATTTACAAGGGATAGAATAGTTGAAGCTTTCTTATGGATAGCTGGGATGATGTTTGAACCTCAAAAGAACCAAAATTGCCGAATAATGTTGGCACAGGTCACTGCTATGGCTACAGTCATAGATGACATTTATGATGTTTATGGCACACTTGATGAGTTGGAGCTCTTCACTCGTGCTGTTGAAAG AATGGAGATTGATGCAATGGATGAGCTTCCAGATTATATGAAAGTATGTTACCTTGCACTCTTCAACACTACCACTGAAATTGCATATCATGTTCTCAAAGATCAAGGGATCAACGCCATGCCCTACCTCACAAAATCA TGGGCAGATTTGTGCAAAGCTTACATGCAAGAAGCAAGGTGGTACTACAATGGATATACACCAAGTGTGGAAGAATACATGGAAAATGCATGGATTTCAGTTGGAAGTCTAGTGATG GATGAAATGGAAAGAGGTGATGTTTCCAAGTTAATTCAATGTTACATGAATGAGAAGGGTGCTTCTGAAGAAGAGGCAAGAAAACACGTCAATTTTATGATAAATGAGACATGGAAACTGATCAACACAGCTCAACGGGATAATTCATTACTATCTGAAAAATTCATTGGATGTGCTATAAATGTTGCCAGAACAGGACAAACCATTTACCAGCATGGAGATGgccatggaattcaaaattctgAGATTCAAAATCGTATATCCAAATTATTTTTCGAACCCATCACAATTTCAATTCCATAA
- the LOC107840093 gene encoding (-)-camphene/tricyclene synthase, chloroplastic isoform X1: MVAMTIFSTRHLPTPFSSFIPPKAFKSKSCSLSTTDMKTGSLVPLNHSHNLSTNLSFSGGVNNPSRRSGNYEPTMWNYEFIQSTHNCYVGEKYMKRFDELKKEVKKNLMMVEGSHELDKLELIDNLERLGVSYHFKDEIMHILKSINQHTAPGDSLYATALKFRLLRQHGFHISQDILNDFKDEQGNLKQCLCEDIQGLLQLYEASFLSTDTETATLMESANTFSMSHLKNYLQNRSNLNGDHQDNRTVELVRHALELPLHCMMLRVETRWYINIYEKMENADPLLLELAKLDYNIVQATHQQDLRNLSRWWKNSCLAEKLSFTRDRIVEAFLWIAGMMFEPQKNQNCRIMLAQVTAMATVIDDIYDVYGTLDELELFTRAVERMEIDAMDELPDYMKVCYLALFNTTTEIAYHVLKDQGINAMPYLTKSWADLCKAYMQEARWYYNGYTPSVEEYMENAWISVGSLVMVVNAFFLVTNPITKEALEYVFLSKYPDIIRWSATIIRLADDLATSSDEMERGDVSKLIQCYMNEKGASEEEARKHVNFMINETWKLINTAQRDNSLLSEKFIGCAINVARTGQTIYQHGDGHGIQNSEIQNRISKLFFEPITISIP, from the exons ATGGTAGCCATGACAATATTTTCCACAAGACATTTACCTACCCCTTTTTCATCTTTCATTCCACCAAAGGCATTTAAATCAAAATCCTGCAGCCTCTCTACTACTGACATGAAAACTGGATCACTAGTACCTCTTAATCACTCTCATAATCTTTCCACTAATCTTTCATTTTCAGGTGGAGTTAATAACCCTAGTAGGCGTTCAGGGAATTACGAGCCTACCATGTGGAATTATGAATTTATTCAGTCTACACACAATTGTTATGTG GGAGAGAAGTATATGAAGCGATTTGACGAACTGAAAAAGGAAGTTAAAAAGAATTTGATGATGGTTGAGGGGTCACATGAATTAGACAAGTTGGAGTTGATTGATAATTTGGAAAGGCTTGGTGTGAGTTACCATTTCAAGGATGAAATCATGCATATATTGAAGAGCATAAACCAACACACTGCTCCAGGAGATTCACTATACGCCACTGCTTTGAAATTTAGGCTCTTGAGACAACATGGTTTTCATATCTCTCAAG acatACTGAATGATTTCAAAGATGAGCAGGGTAACTTAAAGCAATGTCTTTGTGAAGATATACAAGGGTTGTTACAGTTATATGAAGCTTCATTTCTCTCTACGGATACTGAAACCGCTACTCTAATGGAGTCGGCCAATACATTCTCAATGTCACATCTAAAGAATTATTTGCAGAATAGGAGTAATTTAAATGGTGATCATCAAGACAATCGGACAGTGGAACTAGTACGCCATGCCCTGGAACTTCCTTTGCATTGCATGATGTTGAGAGTAGAGACAAGGTGGTATATTAACATTTATGAGAAAATGGAAAATGCTGATCCTCTTCTGCTTGAGCTTGCTAAGTTGGATTACAATATTGTGCAAGCAACACACCAACAAGATTTAAGAAATCTCTCAAG ATGGTGGAAGAACTCATGCCTAGCAGAAAAATTGTCATTTACAAGGGATAGAATAGTTGAAGCTTTCTTATGGATAGCTGGGATGATGTTTGAACCTCAAAAGAACCAAAATTGCCGAATAATGTTGGCACAGGTCACTGCTATGGCTACAGTCATAGATGACATTTATGATGTTTATGGCACACTTGATGAGTTGGAGCTCTTCACTCGTGCTGTTGAAAG AATGGAGATTGATGCAATGGATGAGCTTCCAGATTATATGAAAGTATGTTACCTTGCACTCTTCAACACTACCACTGAAATTGCATATCATGTTCTCAAAGATCAAGGGATCAACGCCATGCCCTACCTCACAAAATCA TGGGCAGATTTGTGCAAAGCTTACATGCAAGAAGCAAGGTGGTACTACAATGGATATACACCAAGTGTGGAAGAATACATGGAAAATGCATGGATTTCAGTTGGAAGTCTAGTGATGGTAGTGAATGCATTCTTCCTAGTTACAAATCCAATTACCAAAGAGGCATTGGAATACGTCTTTTTAAGCAAGTACCCAGACATAATTCGTTGGTCTGCTACAATTATTCGTCTTGCTGATGATCTAGCAACATCATCT GATGAAATGGAAAGAGGTGATGTTTCCAAGTTAATTCAATGTTACATGAATGAGAAGGGTGCTTCTGAAGAAGAGGCAAGAAAACACGTCAATTTTATGATAAATGAGACATGGAAACTGATCAACACAGCTCAACGGGATAATTCATTACTATCTGAAAAATTCATTGGATGTGCTATAAATGTTGCCAGAACAGGACAAACCATTTACCAGCATGGAGATGgccatggaattcaaaattctgAGATTCAAAATCGTATATCCAAATTATTTTTCGAACCCATCACAATTTCAATTCCATAA